CGGAGCGGCTGTCGTGAGCCCCGTCGTGCTGGTCACCGGGGGTGGCGGCGGCATCGGGTCGGCCGTCGTGGACGCCCTGTCGCGGGCCGGGGCGACCGCGGTCGTGGCGTCCCGCTCGACGGCGTCGCCGGGCATCGCGCTGGACGTGACGCGGGAAGGCGAGTGGACCCGCGCCGTCGACGAGGTCCTGGAGCGGCACGGCAGGCTCGACGGCCTGGTCAACGCCGCGGGCGACCTCGGTGGCACCGAGCAGGGCCTGTTGACCGCCCGGCCGGAGCAGTGGACGTCCATCATGGACACCCACGTCGTCGGCACGTGGCTGGGCTGCCGCGAGGTCGTCGGCCGCGGGTTCGACCACCCGGTGTCGATCGTGAACCTGGCGTCCACGGCGGGGCAGCTCGCCACACCCGGCATGGTGGCCTACGGCGCGGCCAAGGCGGCCGTGCTGCACCTGACGAAGTCCGTCGCGCTGCACTGCGCGCGGTCCGGCGTGCCGGTGCGGTGCAACGCCGTCGCCCCGGCCCTGGTCGACGCGGGGCTGCGGGACGAGGTGCTGGCGACCCTGCCCCTGCCGCCGGACGAGGCGATGGCGGCCTACCGCGCCCGGGTCCCCCTGGGCCGCCTCGTCGACGCCGCCGAGGTGGCCGAGGCGGTGGTGTTCCTGCTGCTGCGTGCGGGCGGCTCGCTGACCGGCGAGGTGATCACCCTCAGCGGCGGCCTGGGCCTGGCCTGACACCAACCCCGCCGACCCCTGCCGGGACGGCCGGCG
This genomic window from Saccharothrix sp. HUAS TT1 contains:
- a CDS encoding SDR family NAD(P)-dependent oxidoreductase, with the translated sequence MSPVVLVTGGGGGIGSAVVDALSRAGATAVVASRSTASPGIALDVTREGEWTRAVDEVLERHGRLDGLVNAAGDLGGTEQGLLTARPEQWTSIMDTHVVGTWLGCREVVGRGFDHPVSIVNLASTAGQLATPGMVAYGAAKAAVLHLTKSVALHCARSGVPVRCNAVAPALVDAGLRDEVLATLPLPPDEAMAAYRARVPLGRLVDAAEVAEAVVFLLLRAGGSLTGEVITLSGGLGLA